Proteins from a single region of Streptomyces vinaceus:
- a CDS encoding ABC transporter permease, translating to MFVAWRDLRFAKGRFALMGSVVLLITLLVGLLSGLTAGLARENVSAVTGLPADHLAFAAPAGDQKVSFTNSQVPETAWRAWRAQPGVASAEPLGIRTTNAVAGARTAAVSVFGVDPAGPLPPRGAGLTPGRVVLSEKAAKELGGLRAGGKLRIGPLELAVAAVSGTAAYSHTPVVWTDLGDWQRIGNPGTSADTLATVIALDTDGPADLAAGDRAAGTKAQTIDEALGAIGSYQAENGSLQLMRGFLFAISALVIGAFFTVWTIQRSGDVAVLKALGASTPYLLKDALGQAVVMLAIGTGLGTAIAAGFGALISGGDVPFVLDTATVLAPAAIMIVLGALGAALSIRRITAVDPLTALGSAR from the coding sequence ATGTTCGTCGCATGGAGAGATCTACGGTTCGCCAAGGGCCGCTTCGCCCTCATGGGCTCGGTCGTACTGCTGATCACGCTGCTGGTCGGCCTGTTGTCCGGGCTCACCGCCGGCCTGGCCCGGGAGAACGTCTCGGCCGTCACCGGACTGCCCGCCGACCACCTCGCCTTCGCCGCGCCCGCCGGGGACCAGAAGGTGTCCTTCACCAACTCCCAGGTGCCGGAGACGGCCTGGCGGGCGTGGCGCGCACAGCCCGGGGTGGCGTCGGCCGAGCCCCTCGGCATCCGCACCACCAACGCGGTGGCCGGCGCCCGTACCGCCGCGGTCTCCGTCTTCGGCGTCGACCCGGCCGGCCCCCTGCCGCCGCGCGGCGCCGGCCTCACCCCGGGGCGGGTGGTCCTGAGCGAGAAGGCGGCGAAGGAACTCGGCGGGCTGAGGGCCGGCGGCAAGCTGAGGATCGGCCCGCTGGAGCTGGCCGTCGCCGCCGTCTCCGGCACCGCCGCCTACAGCCACACCCCGGTCGTCTGGACGGACCTGGGCGACTGGCAGCGCATCGGCAACCCCGGCACCTCCGCCGACACCCTCGCCACCGTGATCGCGCTCGACACCGACGGACCGGCGGACCTCGCCGCCGGAGACCGGGCGGCCGGCACGAAGGCGCAGACGATCGACGAGGCGCTCGGCGCCATAGGGTCCTACCAGGCCGAGAACGGCTCGCTCCAGCTCATGCGCGGCTTCCTCTTCGCGATTTCCGCCCTGGTCATAGGGGCCTTCTTCACCGTCTGGACGATCCAGCGCAGCGGGGACGTCGCCGTGCTGAAGGCGCTCGGAGCCTCCACCCCGTACCTCCTGAAGGACGCCCTCGGCCAGGCGGTGGTCATGCTCGCGATCGGCACCGGTCTCGGTACGGCCATCGCCGCCGGGTTCGGCGCGCTCATCAGCGGGGGCGACGTGCCCTTCGTCCTCGACACCGCGACCGTGCTGGCGCCCGCCGCGATCATGATCGTGCTCGGCGCGCTGGGCGCGGCCCTGTCCATCCGGCGGATCACCGCCGTCGACCCCCTGACCGCCCTCGGGAGCGCCCGATGA
- a CDS encoding ABC transporter ATP-binding protein produces the protein MTLLVHDVTLTYPDGESRLTALDRVRLEVPAGTLTAVIGPSGSGKSSLLAVAATLVTPDSGQVVVAGQDTARLSAAEKSALRREKIGIVFQQPNLLASLTAAEQLQVMAHLSGRPSRTLRRRALDLLDAVGLADKADRRPHQLSGGQRQRINIARALMNEPAVLLVDEPTSALDHERGAAVLDLLVTLTRERSTATVLVTHDHAHLERMDRTATMTDGRLTETAQEEPARVPAA, from the coding sequence ATGACCCTGCTCGTGCACGACGTCACGCTCACCTACCCGGACGGCGAGAGCCGGCTCACCGCCCTGGACCGGGTCCGCCTGGAGGTGCCCGCGGGCACGCTGACCGCGGTGATCGGACCCTCCGGCTCCGGCAAGTCCAGCCTGCTGGCCGTCGCCGCGACCCTGGTCACCCCGGACTCCGGGCAGGTGGTGGTGGCCGGCCAGGACACCGCACGGCTGAGCGCCGCCGAGAAGTCGGCCCTGCGCCGGGAGAAGATCGGCATCGTCTTCCAGCAGCCGAACCTGCTGGCCTCGCTCACCGCCGCCGAGCAGCTCCAGGTGATGGCCCACCTGTCGGGCCGCCCCTCGCGGACCCTGCGCCGCCGCGCGCTGGACCTGCTGGACGCGGTCGGGCTGGCGGACAAGGCCGACCGGCGGCCCCACCAGCTCTCCGGCGGCCAGCGCCAGCGGATCAACATCGCGCGCGCCCTGATGAACGAGCCGGCCGTGCTCCTGGTCGACGAGCCCACGAGCGCCCTGGACCACGAACGCGGCGCCGCGGTGCTCGACCTGCTGGTCACCCTGACCCGCGAGCGCTCCACGGCGACCGTGCTCGTCACCCACGACCACGCCCACCTGGAGCGGATGGACCGGACGGCGACGATGACGGACGGCCGCCTGACGGAAACGGCGCAGGAGGAGCCGGCGAGGGTCCCGGCCGCCTGA
- a CDS encoding IclR family transcriptional regulator, whose translation MPTSSASTTDASAKPTAASGGVQSLERAFDLLERMADAGGEVGLSELSTASGLPLPTIHRLMRTLVACGYVRQQPNRRYSLGPRLIRLGESASRLLGTWARPYLARLVEETGETANMALLDGDEIVYVAQVPSKHSMRMFTEVGRRVLPHSTGVGKALLAYTPAEEVRALLARTGMPAATEKTITTPEGFLEALEQVRKTGYAVDDNEQEIGVRCLAVSVPNSPTAAAISISGPAGRVTEAVAESFVPILQNVAAELSVALQSQNPA comes from the coding sequence GTGCCGACGTCCAGCGCCAGCACCACCGACGCTTCCGCGAAGCCCACCGCCGCCAGCGGTGGCGTTCAGTCCCTTGAGCGCGCCTTCGATCTGCTTGAACGCATGGCCGACGCCGGGGGCGAGGTCGGCCTCAGCGAGCTCTCGACCGCCAGCGGTCTGCCGCTGCCCACCATCCACCGCCTCATGCGCACCCTCGTGGCATGCGGCTACGTCCGGCAGCAGCCCAACCGACGGTACTCCCTCGGCCCCCGCCTGATCCGCCTCGGCGAGTCCGCGTCGCGCCTCCTGGGGACCTGGGCCCGGCCCTACCTCGCCCGCCTGGTCGAGGAGACGGGCGAGACCGCCAACATGGCCCTGCTCGACGGGGACGAGATCGTCTACGTCGCCCAGGTGCCCTCCAAGCACTCCATGCGCATGTTCACCGAGGTCGGCCGCCGGGTGCTGCCGCACTCCACCGGCGTGGGCAAGGCGCTGCTCGCGTACACGCCCGCCGAGGAGGTGCGGGCGCTGCTGGCGCGCACCGGGATGCCCGCCGCGACGGAGAAGACCATCACCACTCCGGAGGGCTTCCTGGAGGCCCTGGAGCAGGTCCGCAAGACGGGCTACGCGGTCGACGACAACGAGCAGGAGATAGGAGTCCGCTGCCTGGCCGTGTCGGTGCCCAACTCGCCGACCGCCGCCGCGATCTCCATCTCGGGTCCGGCCGGCCGGGTGACCGAGGCCGTCGCCGAGTCCTTCGTGCCGATCCTGCAGAACGTCGCGGCCGAGCTGTCGGTGGCGCTGCAGAGCCAGAACCCCGCGTAG
- the allB gene encoding allantoinase AllB has translation MSDDVELVLRSTRVITPGGTRAASVAVAAGKIVAVLPHDAEVPAGARLEDFGDDVLLPGLVDTHVHVNDPGRTEWEGFWTATRAAAAGGVTTILDMPLNSLPPTTTVDNLRVKQEVARTKAHVDVGFWGGALPDNVKDLAPLHDAGVYGFKCFLSPSGVDEFPELDQEQLATSLAEITGFGGLMIVHAEDPHHLDAAPVVPGPKYADFLASRPRDAENTAIGNLIAQAKRLDARVHVLHLSSSDALPLIAAAKAEGVRITVESCPHYLTLTAEEVPDGASEFKCCPPIREAANQDLLWDALADGTIDCIVSDHSPSTADLKTSDFSTAWGGISSLQLGLPAIWTEARRRGRTLEDVVRWMSAAPAKLAGLAQKGAIEAGRDADFAVLAPEETFTVVPAELHHRNQVTAYAGKTLHGVVKSTWLRGTQIADHGTPTEPTGLLLERQN, from the coding sequence GTGTCCGACGACGTGGAACTGGTACTGCGCTCGACTCGCGTCATCACCCCCGGGGGGACGCGCGCCGCTTCGGTCGCCGTCGCCGCCGGGAAGATCGTCGCCGTACTGCCGCACGACGCCGAGGTACCGGCCGGCGCCCGGCTGGAGGACTTCGGCGACGACGTCCTGCTCCCCGGCCTGGTCGACACCCACGTGCACGTGAACGACCCGGGCCGCACCGAGTGGGAGGGGTTCTGGACGGCCACCCGCGCCGCCGCGGCCGGGGGCGTCACCACCATCCTCGACATGCCGCTGAACTCCCTGCCGCCGACCACCACGGTCGACAACCTCCGCGTCAAGCAGGAGGTCGCCCGTACCAAGGCGCACGTGGACGTCGGCTTCTGGGGCGGCGCCCTGCCCGACAACGTCAAGGACCTGGCGCCGCTGCACGACGCCGGAGTCTACGGGTTCAAGTGCTTCCTGTCGCCCTCCGGCGTGGACGAGTTCCCCGAGCTCGACCAGGAGCAGCTGGCCACCTCCCTCGCCGAGATCACCGGCTTCGGCGGCCTGATGATCGTGCACGCCGAGGACCCGCACCACCTGGACGCCGCCCCGGTCGTCCCCGGCCCCAAGTACGCCGACTTCCTGGCCTCCCGTCCGCGCGACGCCGAGAACACCGCGATCGGCAACCTGATCGCCCAGGCGAAGCGGCTGGACGCGCGCGTCCACGTATTGCACCTGTCCTCGTCCGACGCGCTGCCGCTGATCGCCGCCGCCAAGGCCGAGGGCGTCAGGATCACCGTCGAGTCCTGCCCGCACTACCTCACCCTGACGGCCGAGGAAGTGCCGGACGGCGCCAGCGAGTTCAAGTGCTGCCCGCCCATCCGTGAGGCCGCCAACCAGGACCTCCTGTGGGACGCGCTCGCCGACGGCACCATCGACTGCATCGTCTCCGACCACTCCCCGTCCACGGCGGACCTGAAGACCAGCGACTTCTCCACCGCCTGGGGCGGCATCTCCTCCCTCCAGCTGGGCCTGCCGGCGATCTGGACCGAGGCGCGTCGCCGCGGCCGGACCCTGGAGGACGTGGTCCGCTGGATGTCGGCGGCCCCGGCGAAGCTCGCGGGCCTCGCCCAGAAGGGGGCCATCGAGGCCGGCCGCGACGCCGACTTCGCCGTCCTGGCCCCTGAAGAAACGTTCACTGTGGTCCCGGCCGAACTGCACCACCGCAACCAGGTCACGGCGTACGCGGGCAAGACCCTGCACGGCGTCGTGAAGTCCACCTGGCTGCGCGGTACGCAGATCGCCGACCACGGCACCCCGACCGAGCCCACGGGCCTCCTCCTCGAAAGGCAGAACTGA
- the alc gene encoding allantoicase — MAIASFTGNANPYGGGDPYADYRTADFPFTQYANLAARELGAGVIAANDEFFAQRENLLISEAAHFDPEDFGHKGKVMDGWETRRRRGVSATRPWPTPEDHDWALVRLGAPGVIRGIVVDTAHFRGNMPQAVSVEATNWEGALAPTPEELQGDAVKWTTIVPRTPVGGHAANGFEVTAEQRFTHLRVNQHPDGGIARLRVYGEVLPDPKWLAALGSFDVVALENGGSVQDASNRFYSPPTNTINPGRSRKMDDGWETARRRDNGNDWIRYQLVADSEIRAVEIDTAYLKGNSAGWASLSVKTGEEGEWTEFLPRTRLQPDTNHRFVLDTPAVGTHVRIDIFPDGGFSRLRLYGSLTEAGAAALTARHQELGG, encoded by the coding sequence GTGGCGATTGCATCCTTCACCGGCAACGCGAACCCGTACGGGGGCGGCGACCCGTACGCGGACTACCGCACCGCGGACTTCCCGTTCACCCAGTACGCGAACCTGGCCGCCCGTGAGCTGGGCGCCGGTGTCATCGCCGCCAACGACGAGTTCTTCGCCCAGCGCGAGAACCTGCTGATCTCCGAGGCCGCGCACTTCGACCCCGAGGACTTCGGCCACAAGGGCAAGGTCATGGACGGCTGGGAGACCCGCCGCCGCCGCGGCGTCTCGGCCACCCGGCCCTGGCCGACGCCCGAGGACCACGACTGGGCCCTCGTACGCCTGGGCGCCCCCGGCGTCATCCGCGGCATCGTCGTCGACACCGCCCACTTCCGCGGCAACATGCCGCAGGCCGTCTCGGTCGAGGCCACCAACTGGGAGGGCGCCCTCGCGCCGACCCCGGAGGAGCTCCAGGGCGACGCGGTGAAGTGGACGACCATCGTCCCGCGCACCCCGGTCGGCGGCCACGCGGCCAACGGCTTCGAGGTCACCGCCGAGCAGCGCTTCACGCACCTGCGCGTCAACCAGCACCCCGACGGCGGCATCGCCCGCCTGCGCGTCTACGGCGAGGTCCTGCCCGACCCGAAGTGGCTCGCGGCCCTCGGCTCCTTCGACGTGGTCGCGCTGGAGAACGGCGGCTCCGTCCAGGACGCCTCCAACCGCTTCTACTCCCCGCCGACCAACACCATCAACCCGGGCCGCTCCCGCAAGATGGACGACGGCTGGGAGACCGCCCGCCGCCGCGACAACGGCAACGACTGGATCCGCTACCAGCTGGTGGCCGACTCCGAGATCCGCGCCGTCGAGATCGACACCGCCTACCTCAAGGGCAACTCGGCCGGCTGGGCCTCGCTGTCCGTCAAGACGGGCGAGGAGGGCGAGTGGACGGAGTTCCTGCCGCGCACCCGCCTGCAGCCCGACACCAACCACCGCTTCGTCCTGGACACCCCGGCGGTCGGCACCCACGTGCGGATCGACATCTTCCCGGACGGCGGCTTCTCCCGCCTGCGCCTGTACGGCTCGCTGACGGAGGCCGGCGCGGCCGCGCTGACCGCTCGCCACCAGGAGCTGGGCGGCTGA